AAATGAAACTTTGTCAAATTATTTGGAAACAAATGAAACACTAGTATTATTTCTAACTACTAATTTACGGAAATAAATTAAACGAGTATTGTGTCATTCATTTAGACTCTTTTCAAACTTGAATCAAACCCACATAAACTCCAATTACTTTTTTTATGCACACATACGTATGTTTGCTTTGTAGATTGGATGGTTCTATTTGCACTTCCAAAATAACTAAGTGTACTTTCATTGTTTATTACACCTCCAAACTTACCAAACTTACTGAGTGTTCCTCCAATGCTTATTAATATTTACATTGTGAGTTGAAAAAtcaatcaagaaaaaaaattgaggtgCATTTAGCTGTTTCGGAGGTGCAAATAGAATTCTCCTTATAGATTTTTAGTTGTTCCCAACTGTATTTACAAGGACGAGATATTATTTAGCTAGGCGATCATTGGCCGTTATTATTTGGTGATTACTGTAGTTTGTAACATATATTCTGAAAGGAAATCTATAGAAATTATAAACTTGCAAAAATCGCTTATGGATGATCTTTATCTATTATAGCCTCCCATATTTAATTGTACGTGCTGATCTTCTCTAACACTAGCTGGTATTTGTATGCATGGTTTTACGTAAGAAATTAATGTGGGGGACGACTGGACGAGGCTATGTGCTCCACATCAAAATTGCGCAAATGCTGTGTACAGTAGGTCTAGCCGTGTAGGTGAATAAGGTTTTGATGTATATACAGTATAGTAATGTATGCAGCTGGATTTTAAAAATGTTATAATATACGAAGTCATGGCACCCATTATTTATAATGTAGtcttttgatatatttttttggactcaataaaattgattttcaataaaaacaaacaaaaaaagtcGTGCGTTGAGTAATATATATAGCGAACTATCCAATCACCACCATTGCATAATTTGCATGAATCCTGCATATATATCTTCCTAACTAGCTAAGTGAGAAAATTAACTAGTGTGCAAGAAAAACACATGTATTTTTCACGTAATAAGTCAAATACACTTGGTCTGTCAAAACAAACATTCATGAAATACATGCATTAGGCCTTAATTTTCTTACTTCAGTCATCTTGATCTCTTGGCTTGCAATCTGCATCGTCAACTTTTGCCTTCTGTAGAAACTCGTCGCTATAGCAATAACGTTTTATGGGCACCTGCTTTTCGCTTCCGAAATTCCCACATGTATCATTGAGCTTGAAGACCTCTAATCCATTAAGCAATGAATCATAGTATTCAGGTTGCGTTTTATCACTAGGGTGCAACGCCACCCAGATCTGCTCAGCTCCATTATTGCGATCATTCAAATAAATGGCGTAGTCCTTGTAAACAGTAGTCCCTCTCCCAGAGGAGCCCCGGCCGGCCCACCCTATCACATCGGCGCTTTGCTGCGCCGTGTGGTTGTTAAGAAATATATCAAACACTCTCTGGTTTGTCATTTCCAGCTCAAAGTCGCAGAAATGCAATCTCACGACGTATGTGAAGTTTGCGTCGACCTCGAACTGCCAGGTCAGATTGGTGTTGAGGTTCACGTTCGGACTCGGCCCCATTGACCTCGCGGTTTTGTAAACAGCTTCTGGTGCAATGTATTCGGACACATCTCCTTGGTACTGAATGGTGACATTGTTGCTATCCGCCTCGCCAACGACGCCGAATTTCGTAGCGGGGGCACCGATTAGGTAGCCGCCGTCTTCGTGCCACGTTCGGTTGCCCCCTCCCTCGGCGTCCTCTGTGGGCGGAATTAAATCTCCGCCGATGTTGAGTCTATACATGGTTTGGACAGAGGAGTTCTGGACCTCGATGGTTTGGTCATGGAATCCGACCAAGGGcgttattttaaaaatatccGGCATCGGAATCACCTCGATGCCGTTGAGAAAACCGATTGAGCTCTCTGGCTGCGTAGACGGTATGATCGTAATGTTGAGTTTCCCGCATGTGACAGGAGTGAGTGAGAACTCTTTGACAATGTAGGCCTCTGTGAGAGATGCAGCCGTATTGAAAGCGCTGAAGTTTTTGAGGAGAGTGAACTCGTTTGCGATTACAGAGAAATAGGCCTTGGCTGGTTCGACCTTGCCGAAATCAAATGGATAAAAATGGAGTCTGATCCAGAGGCGGGTTTTGGTCGTAACTGAGAGCATGTAAGAGGATGTGGCGTTGAAGATTCGTACCGATTTGTAGGGCA
This is a stretch of genomic DNA from Argentina anserina chromosome 4, drPotAnse1.1, whole genome shotgun sequence. It encodes these proteins:
- the LOC126792296 gene encoding receptor-like protein kinase ANXUR1: MICNTKILCILILLFLSLYTIHVLARDSDNKDSDNKDSNSKNDSDSGSESGKKENDSGSDSNKDSDEHESYLISCGSQNEAEDSLGRKWVSDSKFLTSSDCSLTEELNKTDPTLPSEVPYKSVRIFNATSSYMLSVTTKTRLWIRLHFYPFDFGKVEPAKAYFSVIANEFTLLKNFSAFNTAASLTEAYIVKEFSLTPVTCGKLNITIIPSTQPESSIGFLNGIEVIPMPDIFKITPLVGFHDQTIEVQNSSVQTMYRLNIGGDLIPPTEDAEGGGNRTWHEDGGYLIGAPATKFGVVGEADSNNVTIQYQGDVSEYIAPEAVYKTARSMGPSPNVNLNTNLTWQFEVDANFTYVVRLHFCDFELEMTNQRVFDIFLNNHTAQQSADVIGWAGRGSSGRGTTVYKDYAIYLNDRNNGAEQIWVALHPSDKTQPEYYDSLLNGLEVFKLNDTCGNFGSEKQVPIKRYCYSDEFLQKAKVDDADCKPRDQDD